Proteins from a genomic interval of Streptomyces sp. NBC_01445:
- a CDS encoding MFS transporter codes for MSATPHLVELAPIIERQRANRRWLLMYAVCCLITFLDGFDFQILSFAATYLKKDFGLTETQLGTLGTVGLFGTMIGALIMGYLADRMGRRPTIIVSVAGFGVFMLGFAQADTYAHLFALRFISGLFLGGVLPLTWALAAEYAPKRFRVTAVSIIMCGYTLGGAAGGPVSNWLIPDYGWRSVFVVGGVCSLLTVLAVLPLLPESVKFLALKARPDSDERISRILSRFQPGLSIEPGTRFTTEAQEQAHSGKRFTPAQLFRGHLAAITPLLWVVYLLSSALIYFLVFWTPMINERMGFSVSAAATIAALASVAGAVAQLFISRFVDRKGAGIILWMPLAAVVCMVTLGSGALAPAVYVAFVIGAKMFVNGGHGGITSIAGTFYPTAIRANGAAWASSVAKIGAMVGPWLGGVILDAGLGAQGAFTVFAVCPAVMVVVLFVFGRVQRRLPAEAEGAISVETPTTGVAPVKTAAAS; via the coding sequence ATGAGCGCCACACCACACCTCGTGGAACTGGCCCCGATCATCGAGCGTCAGCGAGCGAACCGCCGCTGGCTGTTGATGTACGCGGTCTGCTGTCTGATCACCTTCCTCGACGGCTTCGACTTCCAGATCCTGTCGTTCGCCGCCACCTACCTCAAGAAGGACTTCGGGCTCACCGAGACGCAGCTCGGCACCCTGGGCACGGTCGGCCTCTTCGGCACCATGATCGGTGCGCTGATCATGGGTTATCTGGCGGACCGGATGGGACGCCGTCCCACCATCATCGTGTCGGTCGCCGGATTCGGCGTCTTCATGCTCGGTTTCGCCCAGGCGGACACCTACGCACACCTGTTCGCCCTGCGCTTCATATCCGGGCTCTTCCTCGGCGGCGTACTCCCGCTGACCTGGGCCCTGGCGGCCGAGTACGCGCCGAAGCGGTTCCGGGTGACCGCCGTCTCCATCATCATGTGCGGCTACACGCTCGGCGGCGCCGCCGGCGGTCCCGTCTCCAACTGGCTGATCCCCGACTACGGCTGGCGATCGGTGTTCGTCGTCGGCGGTGTCTGCTCCCTGCTCACCGTCCTCGCGGTGCTGCCGCTGCTGCCCGAGTCGGTGAAGTTCCTGGCGCTGAAGGCCCGCCCCGACAGCGACGAGCGCATCTCCCGCATCCTGAGCCGCTTCCAGCCGGGCCTGTCCATCGAGCCCGGGACCCGCTTCACCACCGAGGCCCAGGAGCAGGCGCACTCGGGCAAGCGGTTCACCCCCGCCCAGCTCTTCCGCGGCCACCTCGCCGCCATCACTCCCCTGCTGTGGGTCGTCTACCTCCTCTCCTCGGCGCTGATCTACTTCCTGGTCTTCTGGACCCCAATGATCAACGAGCGGATGGGCTTCAGCGTGAGCGCGGCCGCCACCATCGCCGCCCTGGCGAGCGTCGCGGGCGCCGTCGCGCAGCTGTTCATCAGCCGGTTCGTCGACCGCAAGGGCGCGGGCATCATCCTGTGGATGCCGCTCGCAGCCGTCGTCTGCATGGTGACGCTGGGCAGCGGAGCTCTCGCCCCGGCCGTCTACGTCGCCTTCGTCATCGGCGCCAAGATGTTCGTCAACGGCGGTCATGGCGGTATCACCAGCATCGCCGGCACCTTCTACCCGACGGCGATCCGTGCCAACGGTGCCGCCTGGGCGTCCTCGGTCGCCAAGATCGGTGCGATGGTCGGTCCCTGGCTCGGCGGTGTCATCCTCGACGCCGGTCTCGGGGCACAAGGCGCGTTCACCGTGTTCGCGGTCTGCCCGGCCGTGATGGTGGTGGTGCTGTTCGTGTTCGGCCGGGTCCAGCGTCGGCTGCCGGCCGAGGCCGAGGGAGCGATCTCCGTGGAGACACCCACGACCGGCGTGGCGCCGGTGAAGACGGCGGCCGCCTCCTGA
- a CDS encoding aromatic ring-hydroxylating dioxygenase subunit alpha, translating to MPSWPVNQWYVAAYSEEIGDGLLGRTICGEPLVFYRTGEGEVVALADRCVHRRYPLSLSHLKDDQIVCGYHGFTYDKTGACVAAPAQKRIPRTARVPAWTVREQDSLVWVWIGDQELADEALIPRAPWLDSPNYTVVRGMEPLKARYSLLVDNLMDLSHETYLHGGYIGTPEVAETPITTEVDEDANVVYVSRHMDDAECPPFYSKSTGIDGRITRWQDVEYHAPCLYLLHSRIAPAGVLPPQEGPDDKAFHVEVTYGITPSTEHETLDFWMVSRDFALDDEEVTEFLATNNHTVVMQDVVALDLLEKVVEGEKENYQELSINIDTGALAARRILTKLVAQGEERTAAAKAVTAP from the coding sequence ATGCCCAGTTGGCCTGTGAACCAGTGGTACGTCGCCGCCTACAGTGAAGAGATCGGCGACGGCCTGCTCGGACGCACGATCTGCGGAGAGCCGCTCGTCTTCTACCGGACCGGCGAGGGCGAGGTCGTCGCGCTGGCCGACCGGTGCGTGCACCGCCGGTACCCGCTGTCGCTCAGCCACCTCAAGGACGACCAGATCGTCTGCGGCTACCACGGCTTCACCTACGACAAGACCGGCGCCTGCGTCGCCGCACCGGCCCAGAAGCGGATCCCGCGCACGGCCCGCGTCCCCGCCTGGACGGTCCGCGAGCAGGACTCGCTGGTGTGGGTCTGGATCGGTGACCAGGAGCTGGCCGACGAGGCGCTGATCCCGCGGGCGCCGTGGCTGGACTCGCCCAACTACACGGTCGTCCGCGGCATGGAGCCGCTCAAGGCGCGCTACAGCCTGCTGGTCGACAACCTGATGGACCTTTCCCACGAGACCTACCTCCACGGCGGCTACATCGGCACGCCGGAGGTCGCCGAGACGCCGATCACGACCGAGGTCGACGAGGACGCCAACGTCGTCTACGTGAGCCGCCACATGGACGACGCCGAGTGCCCGCCGTTCTACTCCAAGTCCACGGGCATCGATGGCCGGATCACCCGCTGGCAGGACGTCGAGTACCACGCGCCGTGCCTCTACCTGCTGCACAGCCGGATCGCCCCGGCCGGCGTCCTGCCGCCGCAGGAGGGCCCGGACGACAAGGCCTTCCACGTCGAGGTGACCTACGGGATCACCCCGTCGACCGAGCACGAGACCCTGGACTTCTGGATGGTCTCGCGTGACTTCGCGCTCGACGACGAGGAGGTCACCGAGTTCCTCGCGACCAACAACCACACGGTGGTCATGCAGGACGTCGTTGCGCTCGACCTGCTCGAAAAGGTCGTCGAGGGCGAGAAGGAGAACTACCAGGAGCTGTCGATCAACATCGACACCGGCGCCCTGGCCGCCCGCCGGATCCTCACCAAGCTGGTCGCCCAGGGCGAGGAGAGGACGGCCGCGGCGAAGGCGGTGACCGCGCCATGA
- a CDS encoding LysR family transcriptional regulator, whose protein sequence is MSPRQSRPTHLANLDLNLLVTLRALLRERNVTRAARNLGVTQPAVSAALSRLRRHFGDELLARVQGAYVLTPLAAQLAGQVETVCAAAERLFATGRAFDPDTTEREFTLLMADYQATVLGPALSRLFDREAPHAALHVQLIRETLGSGAGDAIRLVDAMVSPPLGHFRTPGVHSAPLFQDRWVCLVSADHPLCGTESFGIEDLARLPWVVPYHRDEGYPSAAPATRQLSTLGIRPRIAVRVESYRAVPDFISGTRRVALVPERLAAPLRSAHGLRTLACPVSLDPLEEHLWWDASHDEDPAHSWLRDLVARAAARLGP, encoded by the coding sequence ATGAGCCCACGGCAGTCCCGTCCCACGCACCTCGCGAACCTCGATCTCAACCTCCTGGTGACGCTGCGAGCGCTGCTGCGCGAGCGGAACGTCACCCGGGCCGCCCGGAACCTCGGCGTCACCCAGCCCGCCGTCAGCGCCGCGCTGTCCCGGCTGCGCCGACATTTCGGGGACGAGCTGCTCGCCCGGGTGCAGGGTGCCTACGTCCTGACGCCGCTCGCCGCGCAGCTGGCCGGGCAGGTCGAGACCGTGTGCGCGGCCGCCGAGAGGCTCTTCGCGACAGGCAGGGCGTTCGACCCCGACACCACCGAGCGGGAGTTCACGCTGCTGATGGCCGACTACCAGGCGACGGTCCTCGGCCCCGCGCTGTCACGGCTGTTCGACCGCGAGGCGCCGCATGCGGCGCTCCACGTCCAGCTCATCAGGGAGACCCTGGGCAGTGGCGCGGGCGACGCGATCCGGCTCGTCGACGCCATGGTCTCCCCGCCGCTGGGCCACTTCCGCACCCCAGGTGTCCACTCGGCTCCGCTCTTCCAGGACCGGTGGGTCTGTCTGGTGTCCGCCGACCACCCGCTGTGCGGGACCGAGTCGTTCGGCATCGAGGACCTGGCACGGCTGCCGTGGGTGGTGCCCTACCACCGGGACGAGGGCTACCCGTCGGCCGCTCCGGCGACCCGGCAGCTGAGCACCCTGGGCATCCGGCCACGGATCGCCGTACGCGTGGAGAGCTACCGGGCCGTGCCCGACTTCATCTCCGGAACGCGGCGGGTGGCGCTCGTTCCGGAGCGGCTCGCCGCGCCGCTGAGGTCCGCGCACGGGCTGCGCACGCTCGCCTGCCCGGTATCGCTCGATCCGCTGGAAGAGCATCTCTGGTGGGACGCGAGCCACGACGAGGACCCGGCGCACAGCTGGCTGCGTGACCTGGTGGCCCGGGCGGCGGCCCGCCTTGGACCATAA
- a CDS encoding aconitase X swivel domain-containing protein — protein MTSVAEPRRLVLRGRGIVPGRVEGEALVSHETISGWGGIDPATGTIVERRHELYGVCFTGKVLVFPGAKGSSGWSGFFQSTRLMGTAPLAMVFTNLTTKAALGAIVTRVPTVTELDDDPVARIATGDRVEVDADNGLVVVHGPWPRADHPR, from the coding sequence ATGACCAGCGTCGCAGAACCCCGGCGGCTTGTGCTCCGCGGCCGCGGCATCGTGCCGGGGCGCGTCGAGGGCGAGGCCCTGGTCTCCCACGAGACCATCTCCGGCTGGGGCGGGATCGATCCGGCCACTGGCACCATCGTCGAGCGCAGGCACGAGCTCTACGGCGTCTGCTTCACCGGCAAGGTGCTGGTCTTCCCGGGGGCGAAGGGCTCCTCAGGCTGGTCCGGCTTCTTCCAGTCGACCCGCCTCATGGGCACCGCACCGCTGGCGATGGTCTTCACCAACCTGACCACCAAGGCCGCCCTGGGCGCGATCGTGACCCGCGTCCCCACGGTGACCGAGCTCGACGACGACCCGGTCGCCAGGATCGCGACCGGCGACCGCGTCGAGGTCGACGCCGACAACGGGCTGGTGGTGGTGCACGGCCCGTGGCCGCGGGCAGATCATCCGCGGTGA
- a CDS encoding aconitase X catalytic domain-containing protein: MVALTDEEKSMRDGRDGDAVAAAMDLLIRYADALGAEHLCETRNVAGTNTQPSPAKTKLFEEGGWSKAFAVISLDCDDDITVPQMKVPTCQLQHGFGNDALGIMPYSERNIELQADAESFYSSKGVNVLATCTPYQVGNLPTYGEHVAWMESSAVVYANSVLGARTNCEGGASTGSASITGRIPCWGNHLVENRYGTHLIESGLRMTGFQDWGMFGYFVGDAVMEARPVMVGDLGQPDLADLKHFGAAAASSGGVEMYHIPGRTPDAPTLEAAFGGAAPPEPLHYGEAERRAMYDSLNSIGNSEDVDFVLIGCPHASLEQIGRVARALEGRTLSAGTELWVMTPRALRSVADRNGWTATIEGAGGRVLTDSCPAMSRVAPAGTKVFATDSAKQAHYLPAILGIEAWFGTTEECVDAAVTGRWRGSLAPAAVVR; this comes from the coding sequence ATGGTCGCTCTGACCGACGAAGAGAAGTCCATGCGCGACGGCCGTGACGGCGACGCCGTCGCGGCGGCGATGGACCTGCTCATCAGGTACGCCGACGCCCTGGGCGCCGAGCACCTGTGCGAGACACGCAATGTGGCGGGGACCAACACCCAGCCCTCGCCCGCCAAGACGAAGCTGTTCGAGGAGGGCGGCTGGTCGAAGGCGTTCGCGGTGATCAGCCTCGACTGCGACGACGACATCACGGTGCCGCAGATGAAGGTGCCGACCTGCCAGCTCCAGCACGGCTTCGGCAACGACGCGCTGGGGATCATGCCGTACTCCGAGCGCAACATCGAGCTGCAGGCCGACGCCGAGTCGTTCTACAGCTCCAAGGGCGTCAACGTCCTGGCCACGTGCACTCCGTACCAGGTGGGCAACCTGCCGACCTACGGCGAGCACGTCGCCTGGATGGAGTCCTCGGCGGTGGTGTACGCCAACTCGGTCCTCGGCGCGCGCACCAACTGCGAAGGGGGCGCCTCGACCGGGTCGGCGAGCATCACCGGCCGGATCCCCTGCTGGGGCAACCACCTGGTGGAGAACCGGTACGGCACCCATCTGATCGAGTCCGGGCTGCGGATGACCGGCTTCCAGGACTGGGGCATGTTCGGCTACTTCGTTGGCGACGCGGTCATGGAGGCGCGGCCGGTCATGGTCGGCGACCTCGGCCAGCCCGACCTGGCGGACCTGAAGCACTTCGGTGCGGCCGCCGCCTCCTCGGGCGGCGTCGAGATGTACCACATCCCTGGACGCACCCCCGACGCGCCGACCCTGGAGGCCGCCTTCGGCGGCGCCGCCCCGCCCGAGCCGCTGCACTACGGCGAGGCGGAGCGCCGCGCGATGTACGACTCGCTCAACTCCATCGGGAACAGCGAGGACGTCGACTTCGTGCTGATCGGCTGCCCGCACGCCTCGCTCGAGCAGATCGGCCGGGTCGCGCGGGCGCTCGAGGGCCGCACCCTGTCGGCCGGGACCGAACTGTGGGTCATGACGCCGCGCGCGCTGCGTTCCGTCGCGGACCGCAACGGGTGGACGGCCACCATCGAGGGCGCCGGGGGACGGGTCCTGACCGACTCCTGCCCGGCCATGTCGCGGGTGGCGCCGGCGGGCACCAAGGTGTTCGCCACGGACTCGGCCAAGCAGGCCCACTACCTGCCGGCGATCCTCGGCATCGAGGCCTGGTTCGGCACCACCGAGGAGTGCGTCGACGCCGCCGTGACCGGCCGCTGGCGCGGCTCGCTGGCCCCCGCGGCGGTGGTCCGATGA
- a CDS encoding FAD-dependent oxidoreductase: MPHALSDLVVHTVTKPADHPAERLDADILVVGAGIAGLSAAIQARRLGRDVVLVDALPVLGGQCVNSMIGLFCGIYGNAPDYRQLTYGIFGELFEAMEKTNDIYYRRTHTQTVVYDEVALGRWFENIVQELGIRVVLGASVSGVGIEGGVIERVDFATRFGPVSVTARGVVDTTGDAALAWEAGLPCQVPDRTVWGSQQIRLEGLDESGNPEPAELVARVDEKAGEYGLVRRDGLAFFFPGRNTAVMNMTHVEAPLTAVEATDAQLRGRAQADRVVKFLRQEFPKAFKNAKVQAYGFPGRRQARWLAASHQLTLDEVRQETKFDDAIARTAWPVELHDRVEGYVWETFGPDHVHYVPLRSMLSPQAHNLVAAGRCVDGDAAALSSVRVMGPCSAMGLAAAHALDLTLGEDVHQVDLGALRDRVRENVED, encoded by the coding sequence ATGCCCCACGCCCTTTCCGATCTCGTCGTCCACACGGTCACCAAGCCGGCCGACCATCCGGCCGAACGGCTCGACGCCGACATCCTCGTCGTCGGTGCCGGCATCGCCGGGCTCTCGGCGGCCATCCAGGCGCGCCGCCTCGGCCGCGACGTCGTCCTCGTCGACGCGCTCCCGGTCCTCGGCGGCCAGTGCGTCAACTCGATGATCGGGCTCTTCTGCGGGATCTACGGCAACGCGCCCGACTACCGCCAGCTGACCTACGGGATCTTCGGCGAGCTCTTCGAGGCGATGGAGAAGACCAACGACATCTACTACCGCCGTACTCACACCCAGACGGTGGTCTACGACGAGGTGGCCCTCGGCCGCTGGTTCGAGAACATCGTCCAGGAGCTCGGCATCCGGGTGGTCCTCGGCGCCTCCGTCAGCGGCGTGGGGATCGAGGGCGGCGTCATCGAGCGGGTCGACTTCGCCACCCGCTTCGGCCCCGTGAGCGTCACCGCCCGCGGTGTCGTCGACACGACCGGCGACGCTGCGCTCGCCTGGGAGGCGGGGCTGCCCTGCCAGGTCCCCGACCGTACCGTCTGGGGCTCCCAGCAGATCCGCCTGGAGGGACTCGACGAGTCCGGCAATCCGGAGCCCGCCGAGCTGGTGGCCCGGGTCGACGAGAAGGCCGGCGAGTACGGCCTCGTCCGCCGCGACGGGCTCGCGTTCTTCTTCCCGGGCCGCAACACCGCGGTGATGAACATGACCCACGTCGAGGCTCCCCTGACCGCCGTCGAGGCCACCGACGCGCAGCTGCGGGGCCGCGCCCAGGCGGACCGGGTCGTGAAGTTCCTCCGGCAGGAGTTCCCGAAGGCGTTCAAGAACGCCAAGGTCCAGGCCTACGGATTCCCGGGGCGGCGGCAGGCCCGCTGGCTCGCCGCCTCCCACCAGCTGACCCTCGACGAGGTACGGCAGGAGACGAAGTTCGACGACGCCATCGCCCGGACGGCCTGGCCGGTCGAGCTGCACGACCGGGTCGAGGGCTACGTATGGGAGACCTTCGGCCCCGACCACGTCCACTACGTCCCGCTGCGCAGCATGCTCTCGCCGCAGGCGCACAACCTCGTGGCCGCGGGCCGCTGTGTCGACGGGGACGCCGCCGCCCTCTCCAGCGTCCGGGTGATGGGCCCTTGCTCGGCGATGGGCCTCGCCGCCGCGCACGCCCTCGACCTGACCCTGGGCGAGGACGTCCACCAAGTCGACCTCGGGGCGCTGCGCGACCGCGTCCGTGAGAACGTCGAGGACTGA
- a CDS encoding dihydroxy-acid dehydratase domain-containing protein, protein MSTELRSNHPIGSSRWATTRTQWKALGYNDEEIRRPKIAIVNSSSGLAPCFAHLDKVAEAVRQSVYDAGGLGFEIRTVAPTDFSMAAGRGGGYVLSGRDLVSYDIESVVEGAKLDGMICLASCDKTTPGQLMAAARTDVPTVIVACGYQSCGVLDNGRRVDIEEVFVDAGKLAAGAISFDDLCQMSDRAITGPGVCQGMGTANTMHIVAEALGMALPGSTPTQANSETMWAAAKAAGPVVMAAIEADRRPSTVMTPAAFRNAVTAVIAVSGSINAVKHLEAIAAESPYDIDVHRLFEEIGREVGPIAAVQPNGPTTIDEFDAAGGARGVLRQLGDRIDGSAMTVTGKPMAEAVAGAPVDAEVIRAEPMRAESTIVLMRGNLCPDSGIVKLSVTENRARTFRGTARVFEAAPEATEAIERGEVLPGEVLVLRGLGVTGTPGMGMASNVVFALNGAGLSEQVAFVTDGQLSGLVNKGIVVGEISPEAGVPGPLGVVRTGDEIAIDVPNRTVDLLIDDEELNRRIEAYAETRAPQTWPARPGSWLGVYADAVEPLDRGATLRRTAAN, encoded by the coding sequence GTGTCCACAGAGCTGCGGAGCAACCATCCGATCGGGTCTTCCCGCTGGGCGACGACCCGCACGCAGTGGAAGGCGCTGGGTTACAACGACGAGGAGATCCGTCGGCCCAAGATCGCCATCGTCAACTCCTCCTCCGGGCTGGCGCCGTGCTTCGCCCACCTCGACAAGGTCGCGGAGGCCGTCCGCCAGTCGGTGTACGACGCCGGCGGGCTGGGCTTCGAGATCCGCACCGTCGCGCCGACGGACTTCAGCATGGCCGCCGGCCGGGGCGGCGGATATGTGCTCTCGGGCCGCGACCTGGTGTCCTACGACATCGAGTCGGTGGTCGAGGGCGCGAAGCTCGACGGAATGATCTGCCTGGCGTCGTGCGACAAGACGACGCCCGGCCAGCTGATGGCGGCCGCGCGGACCGACGTCCCCACCGTGATCGTCGCCTGCGGATACCAGAGCTGCGGTGTCCTCGACAACGGTCGCCGTGTCGACATCGAGGAGGTCTTCGTCGACGCCGGCAAGCTCGCCGCGGGCGCCATCAGCTTCGACGACCTCTGCCAGATGTCCGACCGCGCCATCACCGGCCCCGGCGTCTGCCAGGGGATGGGCACCGCCAACACCATGCACATCGTCGCCGAGGCGCTCGGGATGGCGCTGCCCGGCTCCACCCCGACCCAGGCCAACAGCGAGACGATGTGGGCGGCCGCGAAGGCCGCCGGCCCGGTCGTCATGGCGGCGATCGAGGCGGACCGGCGCCCCAGCACGGTGATGACCCCCGCCGCGTTCCGCAACGCGGTGACGGCGGTCATCGCGGTCAGCGGCTCGATCAACGCGGTCAAGCATCTGGAGGCGATCGCCGCGGAGTCGCCGTACGACATCGATGTCCACCGGCTCTTCGAGGAGATCGGGCGGGAGGTCGGGCCGATCGCGGCCGTCCAGCCCAACGGGCCCACGACGATCGACGAGTTCGACGCCGCAGGCGGCGCTCGCGGCGTGCTCCGGCAGCTCGGCGACAGGATCGACGGCTCCGCCATGACGGTCACGGGCAAGCCGATGGCCGAGGCCGTCGCCGGCGCCCCCGTCGACGCGGAGGTGATCCGCGCCGAGCCGATGCGCGCCGAGTCCACCATCGTCCTGATGCGCGGCAACCTGTGCCCCGACTCCGGCATCGTGAAGCTGTCGGTGACGGAGAACCGGGCCCGCACCTTCCGCGGCACGGCGCGTGTCTTCGAGGCAGCGCCCGAGGCCACCGAGGCGATCGAGCGCGGCGAGGTGCTGCCGGGCGAGGTCCTCGTGCTGCGGGGGCTTGGCGTCACCGGAACACCGGGGATGGGGATGGCCTCCAACGTGGTCTTCGCGCTGAACGGCGCCGGCCTGAGCGAGCAGGTGGCGTTCGTGACCGACGGGCAGCTCTCGGGGCTCGTCAACAAGGGCATCGTCGTCGGCGAGATCTCGCCCGAGGCAGGCGTGCCCGGCCCGCTGGGCGTCGTCCGCACCGGTGACGAGATCGCGATCGACGTCCCGAACCGGACCGTCGACCTGCTGATCGACGACGAAGAGCTGAACCGCCGGATCGAGGCGTACGCCGAAACACGCGCGCCGCAGACCTGGCCGGCGCGGCCCGGCTCCTGGCTCGGCGTGTACGCCGACGCCGTGGAGCCGCTCGACCGGGGCGCCACGCTGCGCCGGACCGCCGCCAACTGA
- a CDS encoding IclR family transcriptional regulator — MPGKSAATGGRDARSLSVRTLDVLGAFGAARPRLTLSEVSRASGLSLTTTHRIVTDLIEWGALEEADGGYQIGLRLWEAACAAPRGLALRETALPAMEDLYEATHENVQLAVREGLEVVYVERITGRGAIRVLTKVGGRFALPATGVGLVLLAHAPRVVQERVLAEPLRRWTPYTVTDPAVLRKMLAEVRGAGSALSDRQVTEDALSVACPVRGAGGEVVAALSVVVRSDGPLTLTALTPAVQAASRSISRALGWEPTRPTRGRRLLDAG, encoded by the coding sequence GTGCCTGGTAAAAGCGCAGCGACGGGTGGGCGCGACGCCCGTTCCCTCAGCGTCCGCACACTCGACGTGCTGGGCGCTTTCGGCGCCGCCCGCCCGCGGCTCACCCTCTCCGAGGTGTCCCGGGCGAGCGGCCTCTCCCTCACGACCACCCACCGCATCGTCACCGACCTCATCGAGTGGGGCGCGCTGGAAGAGGCCGACGGCGGCTACCAGATCGGACTCCGGCTCTGGGAGGCGGCGTGCGCGGCGCCCCGCGGGCTCGCCCTGCGGGAGACCGCGCTGCCCGCGATGGAGGACCTCTACGAGGCGACCCACGAGAACGTGCAGCTGGCCGTGCGCGAGGGGCTCGAGGTCGTCTACGTGGAGCGCATCACCGGCCGTGGCGCGATCCGGGTCCTCACCAAGGTCGGCGGGCGCTTCGCCCTGCCGGCCACCGGCGTCGGACTCGTCCTGCTGGCACACGCTCCTCGGGTGGTCCAGGAGCGGGTGCTGGCCGAGCCGTTGCGGCGCTGGACGCCGTACACCGTCACCGACCCCGCGGTGCTCCGCAAGATGCTCGCCGAAGTGCGTGGCGCCGGGTCGGCCCTCAGCGACCGTCAGGTGACCGAGGACGCGTTGTCGGTCGCCTGCCCCGTGCGTGGCGCGGGCGGCGAGGTGGTGGCGGCGCTCTCCGTCGTGGTCCGCTCCGACGGCCCCCTCACCCTGACGGCGCTGACCCCCGCGGTACAGGCGGCGAGCCGCAGCATCTCCCGCGCCCTGGGCTGGGAACCGACCCGGCCGACCCGTGGCCGGCGTCTGCTGGACGCGGGCTGA
- a CDS encoding PDR/VanB family oxidoreductase codes for MNTEIELELVVAAATEPAADVRLLELRSPDGAELPAWCAGAHIDLLLDDGLVRQYSLCGDPDDRSSWQVAVLREPESRGGSAHVHDKLGVGDPIKARGPRNNFELEPAAAYVFVAGGIGITPILPMLASADAAGADWRLYYGGRTRGSMAFVDDLVARHGDRVVVRPQDETGLLDLAGIVAGRPDGAPIYCCGPAPLLDALECVCTPLPSGTLRTERFTALEADPDAVFEGFEVELTDSGQVLQVPADKTILDVMEEAGIEVLSSCREGTCGTCETGVLSGTIDHRDVLLTPDERAANDVMFVCVSRAAPGCSRLVLER; via the coding sequence GTGAACACTGAGATCGAGCTGGAGCTGGTCGTCGCGGCCGCCACGGAGCCCGCCGCGGACGTCCGGCTACTCGAACTGCGCAGCCCCGACGGGGCCGAGCTGCCTGCCTGGTGTGCCGGGGCCCACATCGACCTGCTGCTCGACGACGGGCTGGTGCGGCAGTACTCGCTGTGCGGCGATCCGGACGACCGCAGCAGCTGGCAGGTCGCCGTGCTGCGCGAGCCGGAAAGCCGCGGCGGTTCGGCGCACGTCCACGACAAGCTCGGCGTGGGCGATCCGATCAAGGCACGCGGTCCGCGCAACAACTTCGAGCTGGAGCCGGCGGCGGCATACGTCTTCGTGGCGGGCGGCATCGGCATCACGCCGATCCTCCCGATGCTCGCCTCGGCCGACGCAGCCGGTGCCGACTGGCGGCTCTACTACGGTGGCCGCACCCGGGGCTCGATGGCCTTCGTGGACGACCTTGTGGCGCGCCACGGCGACCGCGTCGTCGTCCGCCCGCAGGACGAGACCGGACTCCTCGACCTGGCCGGGATCGTCGCAGGCCGTCCGGATGGCGCGCCGATCTACTGCTGCGGGCCGGCGCCGCTCCTCGATGCCCTGGAGTGCGTGTGCACGCCCCTGCCGTCCGGCACGCTGCGCACCGAACGGTTCACGGCGCTCGAGGCCGACCCGGACGCCGTCTTTGAGGGTTTCGAGGTCGAGCTGACCGACTCCGGACAGGTTCTACAGGTGCCTGCCGACAAAACGATCCTCGACGTGATGGAGGAGGCCGGCATCGAGGTCCTCTCCTCCTGCCGGGAAGGCACCTGCGGCACCTGCGAGACCGGCGTCCTGTCGGGCACGATCGACCACCGCGACGTCCTGCTGACGCCCGACGAGCGAGCGGCCAACGATGTGATGTTCGTCTGCGTCTCCCGGGCCGCCCCCGGCTGCTCGAGGCTGGTCCTCGAACGCTGA